In Paenibacillus algicola, a genomic segment contains:
- a CDS encoding DMT family transporter → MAWLALILAGGFEVLGVIGIKGVSERKGLRYGGLMALSFLCSFSLLSYAMTFLPMGTAYAVWTGIGTVGSTLAGMLLFGEPKEWRRMVFITMILGSAVGLKVLT, encoded by the coding sequence ATGGCTTGGCTGGCTTTGATCTTGGCGGGCGGCTTCGAGGTGCTCGGCGTCATCGGCATCAAAGGGGTCTCGGAGCGCAAGGGCCTGCGGTACGGAGGGCTGATGGCTTTGTCTTTTCTGTGCAGCTTCTCACTGCTCTCTTACGCCATGACCTTCCTTCCGATGGGAACGGCTTACGCGGTATGGACGGGCATCGGGACGGTGGGCAGCACGCTCGCCGGCATGCTGTTATTCGGGGAACCGAAGGAATGGCGCCGCATGGTGTTCATTACGATGATTCTAGGCTCTGCAGTAGGCTTGAAGGTTCTGACATAG
- a CDS encoding TetR/AcrR family transcriptional regulator, translating into MADKATEKRQQILSTALQLFSTKGSAGTSMQEIAEVCGMSKGSLYLHFKSKEELERSIYEFIAHRIWDAFVQVEQQTGITPREQLRKQAEILLVHFLEVREFLLRQLFDSPGKHPMDVERCFQSELVQAQIWFKNKLCTVYGEDIEPYTMEIAMFVTGMLGSYIRFLFVPGLPLNVGTLASHLVTMLEDVAASLLRRRPEPLVSLEVWESMGLIPPEKAYHTRHPLVVIKALRTELKQLPMNAADRSDALESLDVLERELVDLQPRRAVLKGMLANLVEIGQGGELLEELRSTLQSVTDFFLPAQK; encoded by the coding sequence TTGGCTGACAAGGCGACGGAGAAGCGTCAACAGATATTAAGCACAGCCCTTCAGCTCTTCTCCACGAAAGGATCCGCAGGCACCTCCATGCAGGAAATTGCAGAGGTATGCGGCATGTCCAAAGGCAGTCTGTACTTGCATTTCAAGTCTAAAGAGGAGCTGGAGAGAAGCATCTACGAGTTTATTGCCCACCGGATTTGGGATGCGTTCGTGCAGGTGGAGCAGCAGACCGGCATCACCCCCCGGGAGCAGCTGCGCAAGCAGGCGGAAATTCTGCTCGTGCACTTTCTGGAGGTGCGGGAGTTTCTGCTCCGTCAGCTGTTCGATTCCCCCGGCAAGCACCCGATGGATGTAGAAAGATGCTTTCAGAGTGAGCTGGTCCAGGCGCAGATCTGGTTCAAGAACAAGCTCTGCACAGTGTACGGAGAGGATATCGAGCCTTATACGATGGAAATCGCCATGTTTGTGACCGGTATGCTCGGTTCTTACATACGCTTTCTGTTTGTTCCGGGACTGCCGCTGAACGTAGGCACCCTGGCCTCCCATCTGGTTACGATGCTGGAGGATGTCGCTGCCAGCCTGCTGCGCCGGCGTCCCGAGCCGCTCGTGTCTCTGGAGGTGTGGGAGTCGATGGGCTTGATTCCGCCAGAGAAGGCGTATCATACCCGGCATCCGCTCGTGGTGATCAAGGCTCTGCGAACCGAGCTCAAGCAGCTGCCGATGAATGCGGCTGACCGCAGTGATGCCTTGGAATCTCTGGATGTGCTGGAGCGCGAGCTGGTCGATTTACAGCCCCGGCGAGCCGTATTGAAAGGAATGCTTGCCAATCTCGTGGAGATCGGACAAGGCGGAGAGCTGCTGGAGGAGCTGAGAAGCACCCTGCAGAGCGTGACCGATTTCTTTTTGCCCGCCCAGAAGTAA
- a CDS encoding efflux RND transporter permease subunit yields MKGLINFSLRNKFAIWLLTIIVVAGGLYSGLTMKQETIPNINVPFLNVTAIYPGAAPEGVVQDVSKPLETRLRNVDGVKTVTSTSLENAANVTIEFNYGADLDNATAAVREALNDVKLPEGVQKPQITRFSLNSFPVTSVSISNKESDDLDELTRIVENDIIPELEKLEGVSSLQVAGQFVNEVQLTFDQDKMAELGLTEDTVKGIVQGSSIYAPLGLFEMDQSQKAVAVDGGIIGIDDLNNLAIPVLPSGAGQNSAPGAGNAPEAGASPGAGAADPGAAAGQGAAGAEGQQPAEGAAPAPQGAAGQGAAGQGAANPAAAGIPTVKLSEIAAIEVIGKAESISRTNGSESIGIQVIKANDANTVDVVNAVKDRIAELSELYPGTEMTIMLDQGKPIEDSVHTMLFKALYGALFAVIIILIFLRNIRSTIISIISIPLSLLIAVLCLRQMDITLNMMSLGAMTVAIGRVVDDSIVVIENIYRRMSLSTEKLKGRELISAATREMFAPIMSSTIVTIAVFLPLVLVSGMVGELFIPFALTMVFALLASLLVAVTLVPALAHSLFSKGLKNKHNHEEKPGGLALRYQKILRWSLNHKLVTFGLAVVLLVGSLFLTPFLGVSFLPEQEDKYVMVTYSPQPGDRLEDVEERALEAEKLILEQDQVQNMQYSIGGSNPLGMGSSNSGLFYVLYDPETENFEDVKAQLIEDLEQRVPEGEWTNMDIGGFGGSQLTINVFGDSLEQIKPVADQILKLTQQDTANFENAESSLAEAYSQYTLVADQEKLSSLGLTAGQLAMKLSPVRERPVLTEIQIEDKTYEVYIEADNETYNSIEEIQNETLTSPLGIEVPIKDVATVEEGTSPDTITRMDGKMTVTVNADFVTDDIGSASAKLQEEVEAMDLPDGISVSFGGATEQINDTFGQLGLAMLAAIAIVYFVLVVTFGGALAPFAILFSLPFIVIGAIVALLITKETLSVSALMGVLMLIGIVVTNAIVLIDRVIHKEREGLSTREALLEAGATRLRPILMTALATIGALLPLVFGWENSAGIISRGLGITVIGGLISSTLLTLVVVPIVYEFLMKFSRKRHVE; encoded by the coding sequence ATGAAAGGTCTTATTAATTTCTCACTTCGCAACAAGTTCGCCATCTGGCTGCTCACCATCATTGTTGTTGCCGGAGGTTTGTACAGCGGACTCACGATGAAGCAGGAAACCATCCCGAACATTAACGTGCCGTTCCTGAACGTGACGGCCATCTATCCCGGTGCCGCACCGGAAGGCGTCGTTCAGGATGTCAGCAAGCCGCTGGAGACGCGCCTTCGCAACGTAGACGGCGTGAAGACGGTGACCTCCACTTCCCTGGAGAATGCCGCGAATGTCACGATTGAGTTTAACTATGGCGCAGATCTGGACAATGCGACAGCTGCGGTTCGGGAGGCGCTGAATGATGTGAAGCTGCCGGAGGGTGTGCAGAAGCCGCAGATTACCCGCTTCAGCCTGAATTCCTTCCCCGTCACTTCAGTCAGCATCAGCAACAAGGAGAGCGATGATCTCGATGAGCTGACGCGAATCGTAGAGAACGACATCATCCCGGAGCTGGAGAAGCTGGAGGGCGTATCTTCCCTGCAGGTGGCTGGTCAGTTTGTTAACGAGGTTCAATTAACCTTTGATCAGGACAAAATGGCTGAGCTGGGTCTGACCGAGGATACAGTCAAAGGCATTGTGCAAGGCTCTTCCATTTACGCTCCCCTGGGCCTGTTCGAAATGGACCAGTCTCAGAAAGCGGTCGCCGTGGACGGCGGCATTATCGGCATTGACGACCTGAACAACCTCGCGATTCCGGTTCTGCCGAGCGGTGCAGGCCAAAACAGTGCGCCAGGCGCAGGCAATGCGCCTGAGGCGGGAGCTTCACCGGGTGCCGGTGCAGCTGATCCCGGCGCTGCAGCAGGTCAAGGCGCTGCAGGTGCTGAAGGCCAGCAGCCGGCTGAAGGCGCAGCCCCAGCACCACAAGGCGCTGCAGGTCAGGGCGCTGCAGGTCAAGGTGCCGCTAACCCGGCAGCAGCCGGTATTCCTACCGTTAAGCTGAGCGAGATCGCTGCCATTGAGGTGATCGGCAAGGCCGAATCCATCTCCCGCACGAACGGCAGCGAGTCGATCGGCATCCAGGTTATTAAGGCTAACGATGCCAATACTGTGGATGTTGTCAATGCGGTAAAAGACAGGATTGCAGAGCTTTCCGAGCTGTACCCGGGCACCGAAATGACGATTATGCTCGACCAGGGCAAGCCGATTGAGGATTCTGTGCATACGATGCTCTTCAAAGCATTGTACGGCGCCCTGTTCGCAGTCATTATCATTTTGATCTTCCTGCGTAATATCCGTTCCACCATTATCTCGATTATTTCGATTCCATTGTCGCTCCTGATCGCTGTTCTGTGTCTGCGTCAAATGGACATCACCCTGAACATGATGTCACTCGGCGCCATGACGGTTGCGATCGGCCGGGTTGTCGACGACTCCATTGTTGTTATCGAGAACATTTACCGCCGGATGTCTCTTTCCACCGAGAAGCTGAAGGGCCGTGAGCTTATCAGTGCGGCTACGCGTGAAATGTTCGCGCCAATTATGTCCTCGACCATCGTCACCATCGCGGTATTCCTGCCGCTGGTGCTCGTCAGCGGTATGGTGGGCGAGCTGTTCATTCCTTTTGCCCTGACGATGGTATTCGCCCTGCTGGCATCTCTGCTCGTCGCCGTTACGCTCGTTCCGGCACTGGCACACAGCCTGTTCAGCAAAGGCCTTAAGAACAAGCATAACCATGAAGAGAAGCCAGGCGGCCTTGCCCTCAGATACCAGAAGATTCTGAGATGGTCGCTGAACCACAAGCTCGTCACCTTCGGCCTCGCCGTCGTGCTGCTTGTCGGCAGCTTGTTCCTGACCCCGTTCCTCGGCGTCAGCTTCCTGCCGGAGCAGGAGGATAAGTATGTGATGGTAACCTACAGTCCACAGCCGGGCGACCGTCTGGAGGATGTGGAAGAGCGCGCTCTGGAAGCGGAGAAGCTGATCCTGGAGCAGGATCAAGTTCAGAACATGCAGTACTCCATTGGCGGCAGCAACCCGCTGGGTATGGGCTCCTCCAATTCCGGACTGTTCTACGTCTTGTATGATCCGGAAACAGAGAACTTCGAGGATGTTAAAGCGCAGCTGATCGAGGATCTGGAGCAGCGCGTTCCGGAAGGCGAATGGACCAATATGGATATCGGCGGCTTCGGCGGCTCCCAGCTTACGATCAATGTGTTCGGAGACTCGCTGGAGCAGATCAAGCCTGTAGCGGACCAGATTCTGAAGCTGACGCAGCAGGACACCGCGAATTTTGAAAATGCGGAATCCAGCCTGGCGGAAGCTTACAGCCAGTACACTCTGGTTGCGGATCAGGAGAAGCTCAGCTCCCTGGGCCTCACGGCCGGACAGCTGGCAATGAAGCTGAGCCCGGTGCGCGAGCGTCCGGTGCTGACCGAAATTCAGATCGAAGACAAAACGTATGAGGTCTATATCGAAGCAGATAACGAGACCTATAACAGCATCGAAGAGATTCAGAATGAAACACTTACCTCTCCGCTCGGTATTGAAGTGCCTATTAAAGATGTGGCCACCGTGGAAGAAGGAACGTCACCGGACACCATCACCCGGATGGACGGAAAAATGACTGTAACCGTGAACGCCGACTTCGTGACCGATGATATCGGCAGTGCTTCTGCGAAGCTGCAGGAAGAAGTCGAGGCTATGGATCTGCCGGACGGTATTTCTGTATCCTTCGGCGGTGCCACTGAGCAGATTAATGACACCTTTGGCCAGCTTGGCCTGGCTATGCTGGCAGCCATCGCGATCGTGTACTTCGTACTCGTCGTTACCTTTGGCGGTGCACTGGCTCCATTTGCCATCCTGTTCTCACTGCCGTTTATCGTCATCGGTGCCATTGTTGCCCTGCTTATTACCAAAGAAACGCTTAGCGTCTCTGCATTGATGGGTGTGCTGATGCTGATCGGTATCGTCGTCACGAACGCGATCGTTCTCATCGACCGCGTGATTCACAAGGAGCGCGAGGGTCTCTCAACACGAGAAGCGCTTCTGGAAGCTGGCGCAACCCGCCTGCGTCCAATTCTGATGACGGCCCTGGCTACAATCGGCGCCTTGCTGCCGCTTGTATTCGGCTGGGAAAACAGTGCGGGCATCATCTCCCGCGGCCTCGGCATTACGGTTATCGGCGGTCTGATCAGCTCCACGCTGCTGACGCTGGTCGTCGTGCCGATCGTATACGAATTCCTGATGAAATTCAGCCGCAAGCGGCACGTCGAATAA
- the moaA gene encoding GTP 3',8-cyclase MoaA, with the protein MMKPLTDSFGRVHDYIRISVTDRCNLRCVYCMPAEGMEFQPHDEIMTYEEITAVLRVLAPMGVSKVRLTGGEPLVRKDLEQLVAMISAIDGIEDISLTTNGMFLPAKAEALQKAGLTRINISLDSLQQERFASITRGGDVQRVLDGIEAAYRAGLDPIKLNVVLMKGFNQDEIKDFIAMTLDRPLHVRFIEYMPIGQSSEEWRRTYLPLSHVTEVCEEAGWSVAPHEGPGGNGPSRNLKVKGAQGTFGLIHPVSEHFCDSCNRLRLTADGNIKACLYWSDELNVRRVAHDPALIEALFRKALGEKPQNHEMALALEKKAQSHTPTGRRMSQIGG; encoded by the coding sequence ATCATGAAGCCGTTAACGGATTCCTTTGGCCGCGTTCACGATTATATCCGTATTTCGGTCACCGACCGCTGCAATCTGCGCTGTGTGTACTGCATGCCTGCCGAAGGGATGGAGTTTCAGCCGCATGACGAAATTATGACCTATGAAGAGATCACGGCCGTTCTTCGCGTGCTCGCTCCCATGGGCGTATCCAAGGTGCGCCTTACCGGCGGAGAGCCGCTCGTCCGCAAGGATTTGGAGCAGCTGGTAGCGATGATCTCGGCCATTGACGGGATTGAGGATATTTCGCTGACCACCAATGGCATGTTTCTACCGGCGAAGGCCGAAGCACTCCAAAAAGCGGGCCTGACCCGTATTAATATCAGCCTGGATTCACTGCAGCAGGAGCGGTTCGCCTCCATTACCCGCGGGGGAGATGTCCAGCGCGTGCTGGATGGCATCGAAGCTGCTTACCGTGCGGGACTGGACCCGATCAAGCTCAATGTGGTGTTAATGAAGGGCTTTAACCAGGACGAAATCAAGGATTTCATTGCGATGACCTTGGACCGTCCGCTGCATGTCCGCTTTATAGAATACATGCCGATCGGTCAGTCTTCAGAAGAATGGCGCCGGACCTATCTGCCGCTCAGCCATGTGACCGAGGTGTGTGAGGAGGCCGGCTGGAGCGTCGCTCCGCATGAAGGCCCCGGCGGGAACGGGCCGTCCCGGAACCTGAAGGTGAAGGGCGCACAAGGCACGTTCGGTTTGATTCATCCGGTCAGTGAGCATTTCTGCGATTCCTGCAATCGGCTGCGCCTGACCGCTGACGGCAACATCAAGGCGTGCCTCTACTGGTCCGATGAGCTGAACGTTCGCAGGGTCGCCCATGATCCAGCTTTGATTGAAGCTTTGTTTCGCAAGGCGCTGGGTGAGAAGCCGCAGAACCATGAAATGGCGCTGGCGCTGGAGAAAAAGGCACAGAGCCACACGCCGACCGGACGCCGGATGTCTCAAATCGGCGGCTAA
- the mobA gene encoding molybdenum cofactor guanylyltransferase, with product MAESITGILLAGGRSRRMGQDKALLRFGRLSCIEQVQSALSVVCSDLLISANASRSYDFLGLPRVEDQYPGQGPLAGLHAGLKAARTSWSLVSACDMPLVTEGMASDLARMVRSLTPMGKVQAVVPVAEGRPQPLFAAYHDSAATVLEQRLQRGELRMMDALGELTVKWVPLEELAVCESLHRWREGLFNMNEPKDYERLKGLHRL from the coding sequence ATGGCGGAGTCTATAACAGGCATTCTGCTTGCGGGCGGACGCTCCCGGCGGATGGGACAGGATAAGGCGCTGCTGCGCTTCGGCCGTCTCTCCTGTATCGAGCAGGTGCAGAGCGCGCTGTCTGTGGTTTGTTCAGACCTGCTGATTTCTGCGAATGCTTCTCGCAGCTATGACTTTCTCGGCCTTCCAAGGGTCGAGGATCAGTATCCTGGCCAAGGCCCGCTCGCCGGTCTGCACGCCGGTTTGAAGGCGGCCAGGACCTCCTGGAGCCTCGTGTCAGCCTGCGATATGCCTCTTGTTACGGAGGGCATGGCGAGCGATCTGGCGCGGATGGTCCGCAGTCTGACACCGATGGGAAAGGTACAGGCTGTGGTACCGGTGGCGGAGGGACGGCCTCAGCCGCTGTTTGCAGCCTATCACGACAGCGCAGCGACTGTGCTGGAGCAGCGCTTGCAGCGCGGGGAGCTGCGGATGATGGATGCTCTGGGAGAACTGACGGTGAAGTGGGTGCCTCTCGAAGAGCTGGCGGTGTGCGAAAGCCTTCACCGCTGGCGTGAAGGATTATTCAACATGAACGAGCCGAAAGATTACGAGCGTTTAAAAGGACTTCACCGCCTATAA